The Malus domestica chromosome 10, GDT2T_hap1 nucleotide sequence atgtCTTTCATATTGTTTCCGCCTATGATCAGTCATTGAAGTCGAAATATGATTCTAGGTGACCTCTGGCATCTGAGTAAACTATCGAAATATCGAAGATTAATGAATGTGAAACTGTACTTAAGTTGTATGTTAAGATTCTACACGTATTTTGAAACTTGTTTTTCATTTTGTGATTTGAGTTTATTTTACATACTCTCGTACTGAAATTtgtacttttgttttttttgtggaTTGTCTACCTTCCATTTCCATACTGTTTCCATCATTTCTTttcctattttgtgtggtcatggtaaattacgttaatattttatattattattattattttttgttttattatttttataaaaaaattaatataaaatattgacgtgacttaatcgtgatcacacaaacaggAAGGGATGAGAAGAGCATGAAAataagagggcagacaatccacctccttaTAGTACAGAGTGAATAGTTCTTGCTTATAtgcaatgaaataaaaaaaaacgaaaataataAACGAAATGGTTATGAAAACTCAAAACTCAAGACGAAATGGGTTATTTCTCGTACCATTCTTTCTATTTTCCCTCTTTTATGTATCTGTACTCTATTTTTTtagataaatatataaaaaagaatatcaaaaaaggaaataattattatatttctctATATCACTCTCATATCTTTCTTGTGGGTGTGAGACTGAGACGGTGATTGTGAGTGGTGAGGTGACGTGTGAGGCAGGCAAATTGATGCTTTACCTCTCTtcatcttttttatttgtttacgcTTCTGTTTTTGGATAAAAAACCTGAAATGTTTGTTATTCCATACAACGCATGTTGGAGAGCAGTTCTCACATGGCCACCTGAACTCTGCCACGTGTACGAGGCCGAATGAAACTTCCTACTCAAATAGGGGAGGGAGGTCCTCGTCGGATTCTTTTTGTCAGGATCTCAGGATCCTcaaatcacatccgttcatcgtatatcgtacggtcagaaattattgtaaatttttttatttaaaattgaatataaacagtaaaTGACGAAAACTGGCCGCATGATGCacgatgaacgaatatgattGGAGGATTCCCgtgatcctcacaaagaggatccgacgAGGATCCTCTCTCCAAATAGggaatgaaatgcatattcgaTCTTATGTTCGGAGCCTAAGTACCCATCACTCAATTTTAATTATACGgtttttattatcttatctcACTAGCCCACCTCATAGAACTCAGAAAACTTGAACGGCCtatatctctttctctctctctcttgaacgGCATAAATTTCAGAGTGTTTAAACTTTAGAGTGaacctcaattcctcaaatagGATCAACCTGATTAACGTTCATACATTAAATGataaaaatgtacaaaaaattcatttaaattGAGATAAAGATAATCACCttgattaagaaaagaaaagaaagacctcaTGAACCTCTCATGATCCCTACCTCACAGCAACCTTTCCCCAGAAAATCCCTATCACTCTAGTTTAAAATTAACTCCACATTTTAAAGTTCTAAACCCCCACATTTCTTCTTCCACACTTCTCTCTCTACTTTTTAAAACCTCATTAAAACCCCCTAACCTTCcgttctctctctatctctttctctctctaaaacaaaAACCAGTGCGGGAGGACAGAtcatagagagagaaacaaaaggTGCGCTTCACAcatcaaaaacccaaaaaatccaACCCCTAAATTCGAAACAAAAAACAGCGAAAAAATCGAAACGCACAGCAGTAAGCAGAGAGAGCGGAAGGTTCCAGAGAAAAATGGGGCAGAAGGCGCTGATCTACGCGTTCGTGGCGCGAGGGACTGTGGTTCTCGCGGAGTACACGGAATTCAGCGGCAATTTCAACTCCATTGCCTTCCAGTGCCTCCAGAAGCTTCCTGCTACCAACAACAAGTTCACCTACAACTGCGATGGCCACACCTTCAATTACCTCGTCGACAATGGCTACAGTAATCTActttccctttccttttattttccgtttgtttcccgagaaaatgCTGGAAAATCTCCTTTATGCTGCGTTGATTGTTTGATTTGTTCGTTTCGCTTGCTTGTGCTCCGTTTGATGTGCCTAATTGTTGCTAGATCTGCGCTTGATCTCGATTCTTTGGTTTTGCTTTGTAAATTTTGAGTTTTCGGCGCTGAATTTCGGTTTCTGTGCGTTGGAGTTCTAGATCTTGGATCTTAGGCTAATATTTTGAAGTGTGAATTAGTGAATTCAAATCTGCTTCCAATTTTGTCCAATTATCAAATGTGATTCTACTGTAGTTATTGTAGTTACATCTTATTGCATTTCGAATGTCGAAAATATTTCCAATCCCTTGATTTCGTGGATGCTGGAATTGTTAGGATATTTGAAATCCTATGTATCTAAAATCTGGAGTGTTTTTAACTTCTTTTTAGTGTCGGTTCGAAGGTTGCAGTTACGTTATTTAATTGTCATACCGACAGAAGTTTCTTCTTGTTGCAGCATACTGTGTGGTTGCGGATGAATCAAGTGGACGACAAGTACCTATCGCATTTCTGGAGCGTGTCAAGGATGACTTTGTTGCAAAATATGGCAGTGGAAAGGCTGCTACGGCTGCTGCCAACAGCCTGAACAAGGAATTTGGGTATTATACCCGACCAGATCATGTAAAATGCAGGCTGATTGAATTGTATCTAGTTGACATTGTTAATTTTGTTCTTCCGTTAATTGCAGGTCAAAATTGAAGGAGCATATGCAATACTGTGTTGATCATCCTGAAGAAATAAGTAAGCTCGCAAAGGTGAAGGCCCAGGTTTCAGAAGTTAAAGGTGTTATGATGGAGAATATCGAAAAGGTAGACAGCATTGGTTTATCTGTATCGCTCACCTGGCTTGTATACGATTGGTTGATATGGATGGGATACAATATTATTGATTCTAGTTAGTAACTGCCTGAGCTTCGCACATCCATTTATTTCTTAATTGTTTATGTCTTTTggccattttatttatttcgaaTATGGGATATAGATAGAATTGAGGGTTTTCGCCCTGACTTTAGGAAGAAATGCTCTTCAGTAATTGTTGAGCATTTAGTTGTACACAGATCCGGACACATGTCCTTAATTGAGCACGTGCAATCTTGTGTGTGTTGTTAGAACCTAAACTACTAACAGATCAGGCAATGTGGAACAAGTAATGATAGTTGGGACTTGGGAAGGGGATGTGGCATAAGTCTTGAGGATAGTGGTTCATTTGAACTTTGTTTCAATGTTGAGCCCCTCTTTTTTCCCGGTCACAACTTTCTGTATTCTTCGTGTATATGAATAAATTCATAATAATAATGTTGGTGGTATCCAATAGCAATGTGTCTGTTGAGGTGTTATATTTTACATGGGCTATGTTCGATCATTGATTCATCGTTGATTTTGGGTGTATAATATATACATCCATTCTCATACAGACATAGAACAAAGGTCATACTTGCGACTTGTTTGCTCGCGGTGTCTTTTTCATACCTTGGATCTATACACACTGTAGGATAATCTTTCTTCTCATATGTTTGTATTGCATTTTGATGCAGGTTTTGGATAGGGGGGAAAAGATAGAGCTTTTAGTCGATAAGACTGAGAACCTTCATCAACAGGTCATATCTCGTTCTCTCTCACAATGGCATGCCCTTGTTTAATAAATTGAATAGTTATTTGTAAAAGTGTTTCCCAGTTGGATAGCATGCCACCCGCATAAGTCCGAGCACATTGCTAATGTACAATGTGTGGTGTCTCATTCTAAATTGATTCATCTTCTCAAGAATTTGTTTACGTTGAAAGAATCGTTATTCTGTGTTCCCTGCTTACAGGCACAGGACTTTCGGACTGTGGGGACTAAAATGCGGAGGAAGATGTGGCTGCAGAACATGAAGGTGAAGCTGATTGTTTTGGGAATCCTGATCGCCTTAATCCTTATCATAATCATGTCTGTCTGCCACGGTTTCAACTGCGGTAAATGAGCCCGTTGCCGTtcttaagaaaatattttcgcCTTGTCACCAAACTTTTGCAATTATATTGTAGCATTATAAGAGAAAGATCATATATCTGTTGCAACTCTGTACTTAGTTAAAAGTAGTGATTTTCAGATGTGGCACGAGTCGGAAGACGTATTTTTTGTGCGAATGGACTCCATATATTGTGTTACTATGTTATAAGAAATGAGTGCGTTGCTTATAAATGAAGTGATATTTTCTTTGCAGTGGGTGAACAGATAGTCATTGGTTTCCTGATCGTAGTTCTATTTGCTCACTCATTGGTTGTAACTTGTAACCTACTACCTTTGAACCCGATAATGTCGAAAAAAGCTAACAATTGATCTTGCAGTATTGGCACGAGACACCACGTGACGGTGAATTCGTGCTATGCACCGTTGGGGCATAAGCGCCTTCTTGCTATCCATATGCGAGGCGCCGTAATCGCATGAGCGGCTATGGATTGCACTACTTTTGGTAGGGATATGTTAGGGAGGCGTGTGAAATAACCTTTATCGCGTACGAATAGCAGATCTCTTTTGACACCACATGAACTCATATGTATAGACTTGTCAATAGATTGGATTTTAACTCGAATTTAATCTGAATCTGATTGTGTGATGGTGGTTTAAGATTTTTatacaataaaaataaacttttaTCCTATTTTCTTATTGTTCAACATGaagtttttaattagttttcctaaaaatataATCAAAGAATGAGGTTACTAATGatattttaatcttttttaaGTCTTAAATTAAATCCGATAAGGGTTCAATCCGATTATCCAAATTTGATGCTAATAGTATTTGAATCAACAAGTTATGTCCGATGATCCAAATAAGTATCAAATCTGTTAATATAATTATAAATGAATCTAAATTTGAATCAAGACCCATTTAGAGGTCTGAATATATATCACTATTTGGACTGACACGATTGAAAGCAGCATTGGGCCACCAACACGTTTTTGCAAGTGGCTAGAGTAATGTATTTGAGCTAGTTATCAAGGTTCTGTTCCAAATCATTATTTGAGAAAAAtcacgagattcgaacttaaaatttgttttataaATCTGGAAGAGAGTCCCACCAAGACCAATAGCTAGTTACTAAGTCAAATACATCCTAGGCTAAATGATTCTACGAAGACAAGATTATTTGAGTCGAGAAGCCATCACACCCTCTTCCTTCGTCTACGCACCACACTCCTCAAATCCACACCCATTCCCTCCTCCTTCCCTCCTCCTATCCTAAACCTCACTCTCCCCCTCTTACTTTTTACCCCCGATTCCCAGCATATCCCCTTACCATTCCCGCTCCCACTTTCACCGCCATCGCCACCATTTCCGGCCGCCACATTCTCCCACAGCTCCTCCCCATTCCTTCTCTTCCCAACCGCCTTCTTCACCTCCGGCAACGCCGGCAGCCATCTCGGCACGTGCAAACCCCTCCGGGAATCCAATTCCCGCGGAATGGGAATCACAGTCCCACCTTCCTCCGCACCCAATTTCTCTCCCCGGGGAATCGGTCTGGCGAACGGGGTTTCCTGATTCCGCCTCACGAAGCCGGCGAGATCGCTCAAAACACTCGAACCCAGTACGCAGTATCCACTTTCGTGGAGGGCGGAGGCGCCCTGGAATCCCTGCACCGACTGCAAGTCGTGGAGGGCATTGGCGAGGTCGAAGACGTTCGTTTTGGTGCGGTTGGTCATGGCTGCGTAGGAGGCCGAGGCGGAGGCTACGGCGCCGATGTACTTGACGGCGATGTGGGTTAGGGTATCGAGGGCGGAGGGCTTCGTGGATTTGAATCCGACCGATTGGGTGATCTGAGAAACCGCGATCCTGGCGATGGCGAATTGGAACTCTGGTGGTGTCGGGTTTTGGAATGGGGGTGTTGGGGTTTGATCTTGTTTTGGGGTTTTGCGTCGtgatttggattttgattttggGGACATGGTGGCGGTGGTTGATTGGGGAGGTGGATTCGTGCTTGCTGGCGGTTTACAGGTCGAATCTTGGTGTTGGTTTTCTTCTGAACCCTAAACTATTGGAAGAAAGTTTGGCTTTTTATTagtgggtttttatttttgtttttttgagtgggaaataatttgtttttctttgaggtgagaagtaattttcacacgcgtttttattttattttcaaacagTTCATGCTTAtagtttttgaaaattaaataatgtaAGGAGAATTAGGGTAATATAAAATCGAGTTGTGTAAATACAAAAATTTGATGCaccattcttttgtttttgaactTTTTCGAAAAGAAATAATGGTTTGAGTTTTCATTTATAATTCACAGAATATGGTTTGAATTAGGAGGAACAGTGGTGCTCTGCTAAGGGCATTCCATGAATGCTTCTACAATAcatcttgtttgtaccatacttaaccaatctcGAAattattgagcaccggtcaacgttataccgtcaaagacccagaagagtttccctccaactaggaggccaatcacagcgcgacatgtgtcgacatcagaagccaatcatagcgcgacacgtgtcaacatcagaagccaatcacaacacgacacgtgtcaatgtcagaatgaaactagaaactcttttctataaatagagatcattctcttacaatatttccgaatgtcatttgtactaaatcattcactagtactcactaaaggagaacttgaacctatgtacttatgtaaactcttcacaattaatgagaactcctatactccgtagacgtagccaatctgggtaaactacgtacatcttgtgtttgcttccatgtccctatccatttacatacttatccacactagtgactgaagcaatctagcaaaggtcacaaacttaacactttttgttgtaccaaagtccttactgattttgtgcatcaacatttggcgccgtctgtaggAACGAcatttattcccactctcttcagctttgccaagctggtttccaccattcgtacactctcttttgaccaagcatcccTCTCCAATATGGGGAGCTAAGGAAgacacaacacacagaatgacacccctcttgcattTGGTGCGAGGCAatgaaaaaaggaagaaaagatggttgctcttcaagctaaagtcgatgagctagaagctcagaacaacaagataacaatgaagaatgaggtcctccatgagcagtatgagaagctctttgagacgctctaCGAAACTAAACGTACTCAAATACgcgagctcgttacccctgtAGACATCAACCATCTTctaggtgccccccaacacggagggtcacattccttcgacatgggtatccttgatgaggagcgagctaatcattaaaacattgatcaacatgagacttctctcaactcaactgcttcgacccgaagcatgagaagtggaggaagacacctccttacagaaggagtggaatgatcgaaagccgtctttcgcgactgtCGAGATTTCCTAAAGTAACGTctagacaatcccatccatataagctcgaagatcaatgacccaagagtttctgaaagactcggtcccctcccatgtgccaggccggctaccaatttggggaatgggcaacaagtcctagagaaaaacgaaggtataggggactcagagatgttccgacagatataccttggaagtcagtacggcgagtccagggaaaaatcacatgctcttgatcaaaccttcatacttccaagaggagatggagatttacgaaataAAGCTcaagtggtacatgactccactcaggaccttcttgtcctacagcttcttaaggaagtaaacaagttaaaggccgaacgacaagctgagatacctgattgaaACCAACCTAGgtctggccctcttacaaggaggatcctcgacacctccTCTAAgtaaagacaaagcagaagcttggcttgcaactctatactggaaatgaggactcgattga carries:
- the LOC103446044 gene encoding vesicle-associated membrane protein 721-like — its product is MGQKALIYAFVARGTVVLAEYTEFSGNFNSIAFQCLQKLPATNNKFTYNCDGHTFNYLVDNGYTYCVVADESSGRQVPIAFLERVKDDFVAKYGSGKAATAAANSLNKEFGSKLKEHMQYCVDHPEEISKLAKVKAQVSEVKGVMMENIEKVLDRGEKIELLVDKTENLHQQAQDFRTVGTKMRRKMWLQNMKVKLIVLGILIALILIIIMSVCHGFNCGK
- the LOC103446140 gene encoding transcription initiation factor TFIID subunit 8, with product MSPKSKSKSRRKTPKQDQTPTPPFQNPTPPEFQFAIARIAVSQITQSVGFKSTKPSALDTLTHIAVKYIGAVASASASYAAMTNRTKTNVFDLANALHDLQSVQGFQGASALHESGYCVLGSSVLSDLAGFVRRNQETPFARPIPRGEKLGAEEGGTVIPIPRELDSRRGLHVPRWLPALPEVKKAVGKRRNGEELWENVAAGNGGDGGESGSGNGKGICWESGVKSKRGRVRFRIGGGKEEGMGVDLRSVVRRRRKRV